One part of the Vicia villosa cultivar HV-30 ecotype Madison, WI linkage group LG6, Vvil1.0, whole genome shotgun sequence genome encodes these proteins:
- the LOC131611028 gene encoding uncharacterized protein LOC131611028 translates to MQKTRGFSHHAKCRNLALTNLAFADDILLFCRGDVISINLLMKAFNKFSDSTGLIFNPRKCKVFFGSVDDDSKKIIRCATGFEEGRFLVKYLGVPLSSKRLGIIHYLPLIDKITARIRHWSSKLLSYAGRIQLIKSVIGAITQYWMLNFPLPKAVIKRINSICRISVWTGKTDVSRKSPVAWSKVCSLIKQGGLGLMNLTIWNKVTLLKCLWNICKKSDNLWIQWIHKVYLKGRDVMNVEIGSNCTWIIKKILKCKNLIDPIRQLWKSMSNDGKFSMRKVYNCLVEDVSVPMVPSVDA, encoded by the coding sequence ATGCAGAAAACTCGGGGGTTTAGTCATCATGCTAAATGTAGGAATCTGGCCTTGACTAACCTTGCATTTGCTGATGATATCCTCCTTTTCTGCAGGGGTGATGTGATATCTATTAATTTGCTAATGAAGGCCTTTAACAAGTTTTCAGATTCTACAGGCCTAATCTTTAATCCAAGGAAGTGTAAAGTCTTTTTTGGTAGTGTTGATGATGACAGCAAGAAGATAATCAGGTGTGCAACTGGTTTTGAAGAAGGCAGATTTCTTGTGAAGTACTTGGGTGTGCCTCTTAGTAGTAAGAGGTTAGGTATAATTCACTACTTGCCACTCATTGATAAGATTACTGCTAGGATTAGACATTGGTCGTCCAAATTATTAAGCTATGCAGGTAGGATTCAATTGATAAAAAGTGTCATTGGGGCAATAACGCAGTATTGGATGTTAAATTTCCCCCTCCCAAAGGCTGTGATTAAGAGGATTAATTCTATTTGTCGCATTTCTGTGTGGACTGGGAAAACTGATGTGAGCAGGAAAAGTCCAGTAGCTTGGAGCAAAGTTTGTAGCCTGATCAAGCAAGGCGGACTGGGCCTAATGAATTTAACAATTTGGAACAAAGTTACTCTCCTAAAGTGTCTTTGGAACATCTGCAAGAAGAGCGATAATTTGTGGATTCAATGGATTCACAAAGTGTATCTTAAGGGCAGGGATGTGATGAATGTGGAGATAGGGAGTAATTGTACCTGGATTATCAAGAAAATTTTAAAGTGTAAGAATCTTATAGATCCGATCAGACAGCTTTGGAAAAGTATGAGCAATGATGGTAAGTTTTCTATGAGGAAGGTTTATAATTGCTTGGTGGAAGATGTCAGTGTCCCCATGGTTCCCTCTGTTGATGCATAA